In Candidatus Krumholzibacteriia bacterium, a single window of DNA contains:
- a CDS encoding helix-hairpin-helix domain-containing protein: MRFDRRLLALSALLALSALGGWLEHRDPAWLRADPLLQPFGQGPPPPEPRTRERSSRKRTPVPVRLSAATAPELEALPGIGPATAAKILAWRDTVGVVEAVERLLEVHGIGPKKLEDLRPWIRLQSAAESADTSATRR; the protein is encoded by the coding sequence GTGCGTTTCGATCGGCGCCTGCTGGCGCTGTCGGCCCTTCTCGCGCTGTCGGCCCTGGGAGGATGGCTGGAACACCGTGATCCGGCCTGGCTCCGGGCCGATCCCCTGCTGCAACCCTTCGGTCAGGGACCGCCCCCTCCCGAACCGCGGACGCGGGAAAGGTCTTCCCGCAAGCGGACGCCGGTGCCGGTCCGCCTGTCCGCCGCGACCGCACCCGAACTCGAGGCCCTGCCCGGGATCGGGCCCGCGACGGCCGCGAAGATCCTTGCCTGGCGGGACACCGTGGGGGTGGTGGAGGCGGTCGAACGCCTGCTCGAGGTCCACGGAATCGGCCCGAAGAAGCTCGAGGACCTGCGTCCGTGGATTCGACTGCAGTCCGCGGCCGAGTCGGCCGATACCTCTGCAACGAGACGCTGA
- a CDS encoding type II secretion system F family protein, with product MTFVWKGTTPKGDAINGEYQAGNKQEVAAYLRKKKIQVKSIYPKSTSREIRIGGPKKVKVKDMSIFTRQFSTMINAGLPIVQCLDILGKQTENETLRKAINDVMLDVEGGNTLAESMAKHQKIFNNLYTNMVDAGEQGGILDIILGRLAVYLEKADALQRKVKSAMTYPSIVAIVAGGATVFMLMFVIPVFAKMFSDFGGELPLPTKVVMGLSDFLRSQWYLLAGGIAACIFGYKMARKNPSISFRIDAMLLKSPVIGNVLRKGSVARFTRTLGTLVGSGVPILQGLDITSRTAGNLVIERAISATRDSISQGDTIAEPLRKSQVFPPMVVQMIAVGEQTGALDEMLAKIADFYDDEVDTAVEQLTSVIEPIMIVVMGVMVGGMLVAMYLPMFKMASVMSGGH from the coding sequence ATGACGTTCGTCTGGAAGGGTACGACGCCCAAGGGCGACGCCATCAACGGCGAGTACCAGGCGGGAAACAAGCAGGAAGTGGCTGCCTACCTGCGGAAGAAGAAGATCCAGGTCAAGTCGATCTACCCGAAGTCGACCAGCCGTGAGATCCGGATCGGAGGTCCGAAGAAGGTCAAGGTGAAGGACATGAGTATCTTCACCCGCCAGTTCTCGACCATGATCAACGCGGGCCTGCCGATCGTCCAGTGTCTGGACATCCTCGGCAAACAGACCGAGAACGAGACGTTGCGCAAGGCGATCAACGACGTGATGCTCGACGTCGAGGGTGGCAACACGCTGGCCGAGAGCATGGCCAAGCACCAGAAGATCTTCAACAATCTGTACACGAACATGGTCGATGCCGGCGAGCAGGGCGGTATCCTGGACATCATTCTGGGTCGTCTAGCGGTGTACCTGGAGAAGGCGGACGCTCTGCAACGCAAGGTGAAGAGCGCCATGACCTATCCCTCGATCGTGGCCATCGTCGCCGGTGGGGCGACCGTGTTCATGCTGATGTTCGTGATTCCGGTCTTCGCGAAGATGTTCAGTGATTTCGGGGGCGAGTTGCCGCTGCCGACGAAGGTGGTCATGGGACTCAGCGATTTCCTGCGGTCCCAGTGGTACCTGCTGGCCGGTGGAATCGCAGCCTGCATTTTCGGGTACAAGATGGCGCGCAAGAATCCGTCGATCAGCTTCAGGATCGACGCCATGCTCCTCAAGTCGCCGGTGATCGGCAACGTCCTCCGCAAGGGCTCGGTGGCGCGATTCACCCGGACGCTGGGGACCCTGGTGGGGTCGGGCGTGCCGATCCTGCAGGGGCTCGACATCACGTCGAGGACGGCGGGGAACCTGGTGATCGAGCGCGCGATCTCGGCAACCCGCGACTCGATCAGCCAGGGCGATACCATTGCCGAGCCACTCCGGAAGAGCCAGGTGTTCCCCCCGATGGTCGTGCAGATGATCGCGGTGGGCGAGCAGACGGGTGCGCTCGACGAGATGCTCGCGAAGATCGCCGATTTCTACGACGACGAGGTCGACACCGCGGTCGAGCAGCTCACGTCGGTGATCGAGCCGATCATGATCGTGGTCATGGGTGTGATGGTGGGCGGGATGCTCGTCGCCATGTATCTGCCGATGTTCAAGATGGCCAGCGTGATGAGCGGTGGCCACTGA
- the hutI gene encoding imidazolonepropionase, translating into MPTREPVDLLIHGIGKLYTLEEEGAGPAPRRREDVGRVGLVENAAVASYGGRIVAAGAEEDVRARVNVLPGAERIDAEGAAVIPGFVDPHTHAVFDHPRSWEFGRRLVGESYASIAEAGGGIRATVRAFREVDEEELVRRTRRRLRAALAYGSTTVEVKSGYGLELESELRALRVVKRLQGDSHLPDLVATCLAAHEFPDEWREDRDGYVRVVCDEILPQVAAEGLAERADVFCEPGVYTVEQSRRVLEAAAALGLRGTVHADELEGSGGAELAAELGADSADHLGRISDAGIDALAGSDTVGVLLPGTIFSLGLNEQAPARRMIDAGVALALATDFNPGSNWCESMPLTLAIACTRLHLHPHEALTMATINAAFALRRADDVGSLAVGKSMDVNVLRGDSVDSLAHHLGLDPLRLVIRAGRVVVDHGVPMGA; encoded by the coding sequence ATGCCCACGCGAGAGCCCGTCGATCTCCTGATCCACGGAATCGGGAAGTTGTACACGCTCGAGGAGGAAGGCGCCGGGCCGGCCCCGCGCCGGCGTGAGGACGTCGGGCGTGTCGGTCTGGTCGAGAACGCAGCCGTGGCTTCGTACGGCGGACGGATCGTCGCGGCGGGCGCCGAGGAGGACGTTCGGGCCCGTGTGAACGTCCTGCCCGGCGCGGAGCGGATCGATGCCGAGGGAGCGGCGGTGATTCCGGGATTCGTCGATCCCCACACCCACGCCGTCTTCGACCACCCGCGGTCGTGGGAGTTCGGGCGGCGGCTGGTGGGAGAGAGCTACGCTTCGATCGCCGAAGCCGGCGGGGGCATCCGTGCCACCGTTCGGGCCTTCCGCGAGGTCGACGAGGAAGAGTTGGTGCGGCGGACGCGGCGCCGGCTCCGGGCCGCCCTGGCCTACGGCAGCACCACCGTCGAGGTGAAGAGCGGCTACGGCCTGGAACTCGAGAGCGAACTGCGGGCGTTGCGCGTGGTGAAGAGACTGCAGGGCGATTCCCACCTGCCCGATCTGGTCGCGACGTGCCTGGCCGCCCACGAGTTCCCCGACGAATGGCGCGAGGACCGCGACGGCTACGTCCGGGTGGTCTGCGACGAAATCCTCCCGCAGGTCGCCGCCGAGGGGCTCGCCGAGCGGGCCGATGTCTTCTGCGAGCCCGGTGTCTACACGGTGGAGCAATCGCGTCGCGTCCTGGAGGCCGCCGCCGCGCTCGGACTGCGGGGAACCGTTCACGCCGACGAACTCGAGGGCAGCGGTGGTGCCGAGCTGGCCGCCGAGCTCGGCGCCGACAGCGCCGACCACCTGGGGCGGATCAGCGATGCCGGGATCGACGCGCTCGCCGGTTCGGACACGGTCGGGGTGCTCCTACCCGGAACGATCTTCTCCCTGGGCCTGAACGAACAGGCCCCCGCGCGTCGGATGATCGACGCCGGGGTCGCCCTCGCCCTCGCCACCGACTTCAATCCCGGGAGCAACTGGTGTGAGTCGATGCCCCTGACGCTGGCCATCGCGTGCACGCGCTTGCACCTGCATCCGCACGAGGCCCTGACCATGGCCACCATCAACGCCGCGTTCGCCCTGCGCCGCGCGGACGACGTGGGAAGTCTTGCCGTCGGCAAGTCCATGGACGTGAACGTCTTACGTGGGGATTCGGTGGATTCCCTGGCGCATCACCTGGGTCTGGATCCACTCCGGTTGGTGATCCGGGCCGGGCGGGTGGTCGTGGACCACGGGGTGCCGATGGGGGCCTGA
- a CDS encoding sigma-54 dependent transcriptional regulator, which yields MSEGRILIVDDEEGMCQFLSIMLKREGYEVAAATSGADALREMQRSGADVVITDIQMPRMDGIQVLSGIKAIDSTVPVIIMTAYASKQTAIEAVNKGAFHYLDKHAKNDEIKMVIRNALEVRQVRNENSDLRRELVHTRRVEPKSIIGKSDEMNAVFRMVERVAGADSNILLHGESGTGKELIARAIHDQSHRAEGPFVTINCGALPESLLESELFGHVKGSFTGAIKDKDGLFKVASGGTFLLDEIGETSPGIQVKLLRALQEREIIPVGGTKPIKVDVRIVAATNRDLEEEVQLGNFRMDLYYRVNVIQVSLPPLRDRPDDVPLLVDHFLRRYKRDYEGGDLNSVLDPAALDLLVNYSWPGNVRELENMIERAVILQEHDLISPHDLPDKIVGERQGGGGEPISESGITLEELERRYMIQVLNDTGWHKKRAAEILGINPSTLYRKIKSYGLVPPGGTFEGDEAEDLETVEQ from the coding sequence ATGAGCGAAGGACGTATCCTGATCGTCGACGACGAAGAGGGAATGTGCCAGTTCCTCTCGATCATGCTCAAACGTGAGGGCTACGAGGTCGCGGCCGCCACGAGCGGGGCCGATGCCCTGCGCGAGATGCAGCGGAGCGGGGCCGACGTCGTCATCACCGACATCCAGATGCCGCGGATGGACGGAATCCAGGTCCTGTCGGGGATCAAGGCCATCGACTCGACGGTGCCGGTCATCATCATGACGGCCTACGCGAGCAAGCAGACGGCGATCGAGGCGGTGAACAAGGGTGCGTTCCACTATCTGGACAAACACGCAAAGAACGACGAAATCAAGATGGTGATCCGCAACGCGCTCGAGGTCCGGCAGGTCCGCAACGAGAACAGCGATCTGCGCCGCGAGCTCGTGCACACCCGAAGGGTCGAGCCGAAGAGCATCATCGGCAAGAGCGACGAGATGAATGCCGTGTTCCGCATGGTCGAACGGGTGGCCGGGGCCGACTCGAACATCCTGCTGCACGGCGAGAGCGGCACGGGCAAGGAGTTGATCGCGCGGGCGATCCACGACCAGAGCCACCGTGCCGAAGGTCCCTTCGTGACCATCAACTGCGGGGCCCTGCCCGAGAGCCTGCTCGAGAGCGAGCTCTTCGGCCACGTGAAGGGCTCCTTCACCGGAGCGATCAAGGACAAGGACGGCCTGTTCAAGGTGGCCAGCGGCGGGACCTTCCTGCTCGACGAGATCGGTGAGACCTCGCCCGGGATCCAGGTCAAACTACTGCGGGCGCTGCAGGAGCGTGAGATCATCCCCGTGGGGGGAACCAAGCCGATCAAGGTCGACGTCCGGATCGTCGCGGCGACGAACCGCGACCTCGAGGAAGAGGTCCAGCTCGGCAACTTCCGCATGGACCTGTACTACCGGGTGAATGTGATCCAGGTGTCACTGCCGCCTCTGCGCGATCGCCCCGACGACGTGCCGCTGCTCGTCGACCATTTCCTGCGTCGCTACAAGCGCGACTACGAAGGTGGCGATCTGAACTCGGTGCTCGATCCGGCGGCGCTCGACCTGCTCGTGAACTACTCGTGGCCGGGCAATGTTCGCGAGCTCGAGAACATGATCGAGCGCGCCGTGATCCTGCAGGAACACGATCTGATCTCGCCGCACGACCTGCCCGACAAGATCGTCGGCGAACGGCAGGGCGGTGGCGGTGAGCCGATCAGCGAGTCCGGCATCACGCTCGAGGAACTCGAGCGCCGCTACATGATCCAGGTCCTGAACGACACCGGATGGCACAAGAAGCGGGCGGCGGAGATCCTCGGAATCAATCCGTCGACGCTCTACCGGAAGATCAAGAGCTACGGTCTGGTGCCACCGGGCGGAACGTTCGAAGGTGACGAGGCGGAAGATCTGGAGACGGTGGAACAGTAG
- a CDS encoding type IV pilus twitching motility protein PilT, translated as MISLRELLEDMMKNDASDLHLTAGLPPMYRVDGHLMASRFETLSPEETRQLAYSVLNDEQKKTFENNRELDLSFGVQGMSRFRANVYVQRGVTTMAVRKIPYEILDFHKLGLPPAVKKFAELPRGLVLVTGPTGSGKTTTLASVIDFINQSRKAHILTIEDPIEYVHHHKGCMVNQREIKSDTETFVNALKYVLRQDPDVILVGEMRDRETIASAITIAETGHLCLATLHTNSTFESINRIVDVFPSAQQPQIRAQLAFVLEGVITQQLIPRYRAKGREMVSEVMVCTPAIKSLIRDDKVHQIYGIMQAGQKYGMQTMNQSLYAAYANKRISYEDAIGRSSDREELLKMIGDSVTV; from the coding sequence ATGATCAGTCTTCGTGAACTGCTCGAGGACATGATGAAGAACGATGCCAGCGATCTTCATCTGACCGCCGGGCTGCCGCCGATGTACCGCGTCGACGGTCACCTCATGGCGTCCCGATTCGAGACCCTGTCGCCCGAGGAGACCCGCCAGCTCGCGTACTCGGTGCTCAACGACGAACAGAAAAAGACCTTCGAGAACAATCGCGAGCTCGACCTGAGCTTCGGCGTGCAGGGGATGAGCCGTTTCCGTGCGAACGTGTACGTCCAGCGCGGCGTGACGACGATGGCGGTCCGGAAGATCCCCTACGAGATCCTCGATTTCCACAAGCTCGGTCTGCCTCCCGCCGTGAAGAAGTTCGCGGAACTCCCGCGGGGTCTGGTCCTGGTCACCGGGCCCACCGGATCCGGGAAGACGACCACGCTGGCGAGTGTGATCGACTTCATCAACCAGAGTCGCAAGGCACACATCCTGACGATCGAGGATCCGATCGAGTACGTGCATCACCACAAGGGTTGCATGGTCAATCAGCGTGAGATCAAGAGTGACACCGAGACCTTCGTCAACGCGCTGAAGTACGTGCTGCGTCAGGACCCCGACGTGATCCTCGTAGGGGAGATGCGCGACCGCGAGACGATCGCCTCGGCGATCACGATCGCCGAAACGGGCCACCTGTGCCTGGCCACCCTGCACACGAACAGCACCTTCGAGTCGATCAATCGTATCGTCGACGTGTTCCCGAGCGCTCAACAGCCGCAGATTCGAGCACAGCTCGCCTTCGTGCTCGAAGGGGTGATCACGCAGCAATTGATCCCCCGTTACCGAGCCAAGGGTCGCGAGATGGTCAGCGAGGTGATGGTCTGTACGCCGGCCATCAAGTCGCTGATCCGCGACGACAAGGTGCACCAGATCTACGGGATCATGCAGGCCGGACAGAAGTACGGCATGCAGACCATGAATCAGAGCCTGTACGCCGCCTACGCGAACAAGCGGATCTCGTACGAGGACGCGATCGGACGCAGCAGTGACCGCGAGGAACTGCTGAAGATGATCGGCGATTCCGTGACGGTCTGA
- the pilB gene encoding type IV-A pilus assembly ATPase PilB translates to MKDKIAGKLLEANLVSQDQLHKAIDSQQKEGGSLGQNLVRTGALSEVAYADFLGRMYSLPTVALAEMTVQDEVAALIPADVATRFQVVPVARQGRVLKVAMANPSNIFAIDDIKFITGLEVQPVVCTESDVKAAIDKYYDSADSLKQVLENLEDDVEIVEEEEEDADANRLSAESQNAPVVKLVNSILVDAVKRGASDIHVEIYEKTMRVRYRIDGILQEVMAPPIKMKSAIISRMKIMSELDIAERRIPQDGRIKLKVGEKKVDMRVSTLPCIFGEKVVMRILDKGNLKLDLADFGIYPPALKSLMRAIELPYGMVLVTGPTGSGKTTTLYSCLSRVNKPGVNIMTAEDPVEYNLDGINQVQVKEDVGLTFAAALKAFLRQDPNIVMLGEIRDLETGGIAVKAALTGHLVLSTLHTNDAPATINRMIDMGIEPFLVATSTNIILAQRLVRRICKHCKTVEDVPAEVRQDVGITPDMKCYKGAGCDECGGTGYKGRQGLYEVMVITQGIREIILDRGSTEELRNQAIEDGMLTLRMDGLRNVERGTTTIEEVLRETSDNA, encoded by the coding sequence TTGAAGGACAAGATCGCCGGCAAACTCCTCGAAGCGAACCTCGTCAGCCAGGATCAGCTGCACAAGGCCATCGACTCCCAGCAGAAGGAGGGAGGAAGCCTCGGGCAGAACCTGGTGCGAACGGGTGCGCTGTCGGAGGTGGCCTACGCCGATTTCCTGGGTCGGATGTACAGCCTCCCGACGGTGGCGCTCGCCGAGATGACGGTGCAGGACGAGGTCGCGGCGTTGATCCCCGCCGACGTCGCCACGCGATTCCAGGTGGTGCCCGTCGCCCGCCAGGGCCGGGTCCTGAAGGTCGCCATGGCGAACCCGTCGAACATCTTCGCGATCGACGACATCAAGTTCATCACGGGCCTCGAGGTCCAGCCCGTGGTCTGCACCGAGAGCGACGTCAAGGCGGCCATCGACAAGTACTACGACTCGGCCGACTCGCTGAAGCAGGTGCTCGAGAACCTCGAGGACGACGTCGAGATCGTCGAGGAAGAGGAAGAGGACGCCGACGCGAACCGCTTGAGCGCCGAGAGCCAGAACGCCCCGGTGGTCAAGCTGGTGAATTCGATCCTGGTCGACGCGGTGAAGCGCGGGGCTTCCGACATCCACGTCGAGATCTACGAGAAGACCATGCGGGTGCGCTACCGCATCGACGGGATCCTGCAGGAGGTCATGGCACCTCCGATCAAGATGAAGAGCGCGATCATCTCTCGCATGAAGATCATGTCCGAACTGGACATCGCCGAGCGTCGGATCCCACAGGACGGCCGGATCAAGCTGAAGGTGGGCGAGAAGAAGGTCGACATGCGCGTGTCGACCCTGCCTTGCATCTTCGGCGAGAAGGTCGTGATGCGTATCCTCGACAAGGGCAACCTGAAGCTCGACCTGGCCGACTTCGGGATCTACCCCCCGGCCCTGAAGTCCCTGATGCGAGCGATCGAACTGCCCTACGGCATGGTCCTGGTCACCGGGCCCACGGGATCGGGAAAGACGACGACGCTCTACTCGTGTCTGAGTCGGGTGAACAAGCCCGGGGTGAACATCATGACCGCCGAGGATCCCGTCGAGTACAACCTCGACGGGATCAACCAGGTCCAGGTGAAGGAAGACGTGGGCCTGACCTTCGCCGCGGCGTTGAAGGCCTTCCTGCGTCAGGACCCGAACATCGTCATGCTCGGTGAGATCCGCGATCTCGAGACGGGTGGGATCGCCGTAAAGGCCGCTCTGACCGGCCACCTCGTGCTCAGTACGCTGCACACGAACGACGCTCCGGCCACCATCAACCGTATGATCGACATGGGGATCGAGCCCTTCCTGGTGGCGACGTCGACCAACATCATCCTGGCCCAACGCCTGGTCCGGCGCATCTGCAAGCACTGCAAGACCGTCGAGGACGTGCCAGCCGAAGTGCGCCAGGACGTGGGGATCACTCCCGACATGAAATGCTACAAGGGCGCCGGCTGCGACGAGTGCGGCGGCACCGGATACAAGGGTCGACAGGGCCTGTACGAGGTCATGGTGATCACGCAGGGAATCCGCGAGATCATCCTCGACCGCGGCAGCACCGAGGAACTCAGGAACCAGGCCATCGAAGACGGCATGCTCACGCTTCGCATGGACGGCCTGCGCAATGTCGAGCGCGGCACCACGACCATCGAAGAGGTGCTGCGTGAGACGTCCGACAACGCTTAG
- a CDS encoding tetratricopeptide repeat protein, translating into MSKTSDLRRQATEAVRAKQFDRAVELYERLCSQDSGNGTPRNELGDVFLKTGDVDRAIASFQEAARLYLAFGLTNNAVAVHKKILRHDPNHLHSLWVLGEIRLDQGLEAEASAAFLDFLSRHPSVVETEREAFVARGLQLIELMGDDPQILSALDTIFAQWDFGQDRARVLVAKARLAHQADEIDVRDKYLEHARTAFEHLDALSEYVRLRDEIEGVSEGSDDETGFETDDSGTIVLGDDDSDDETRFDFGDVDGPVFDAPHGDDFDEGGAPSTRVDLGDAAIDLGFDFDMDVLSGAAGHVSGAVETTRDTPSDDDSGARDPVPEIEIGDEETEGGAEPDPASELDIVRPFETGADASVETPPVDPTDDEDVGGREDDPGAPEPEQTVDLLDEILADGGFDVEAAEKSQVDTITQDVEGQIAGDVDPEDHAGQYELGMVYLDLALYEQAIAAFDLAAEGEDERLRALEMKGTCLLRLDRVDEAMAIFQEGLAVPGYPGQAYLGLLYGVGVGHQTQGDLTEAIESLERVRAVDADFLDVDERLSRLRASTGDPA; encoded by the coding sequence GTGAGCAAGACCAGCGATCTGCGCCGTCAGGCGACGGAAGCGGTCCGTGCCAAGCAGTTCGACCGCGCCGTCGAACTCTACGAGCGCCTCTGCTCCCAGGACTCGGGCAACGGCACCCCTCGCAACGAACTCGGTGACGTCTTCCTCAAGACCGGAGACGTCGACCGGGCCATCGCCTCCTTCCAGGAGGCCGCCCGTTTGTACCTGGCGTTCGGCCTGACGAACAATGCGGTGGCGGTGCACAAGAAGATCCTCCGCCACGATCCCAATCATCTGCACAGCCTGTGGGTCCTCGGCGAGATCCGACTCGACCAGGGTCTCGAGGCCGAGGCCAGCGCGGCCTTCCTCGACTTCCTGTCGCGGCACCCGAGCGTGGTCGAGACCGAACGCGAGGCCTTCGTCGCGCGCGGGCTCCAGTTGATCGAGCTCATGGGCGACGATCCGCAGATCCTCAGTGCGCTCGACACCATCTTCGCGCAGTGGGACTTCGGCCAGGATCGCGCCCGGGTGCTGGTGGCCAAGGCCCGCCTGGCCCACCAGGCCGACGAGATCGACGTGCGCGACAAGTACCTCGAGCACGCTCGCACCGCGTTCGAACACCTCGACGCGCTGTCGGAGTACGTTCGGCTGCGCGACGAGATCGAGGGGGTCTCCGAAGGATCCGACGACGAGACGGGCTTCGAGACCGACGACAGCGGGACCATCGTCCTCGGCGACGACGACTCGGACGACGAGACGCGCTTCGATTTCGGCGACGTCGACGGACCGGTCTTCGACGCGCCCCACGGCGACGACTTCGACGAAGGGGGCGCGCCGTCGACGCGGGTGGACCTGGGCGACGCCGCCATCGACCTCGGCTTCGACTTCGACATGGACGTCCTGAGCGGCGCCGCCGGCCACGTCTCGGGTGCGGTGGAGACCACGCGCGACACCCCCTCCGACGACGACAGCGGTGCCCGCGACCCCGTCCCCGAGATCGAGATCGGGGACGAGGAAACCGAGGGGGGAGCGGAGCCGGATCCCGCATCGGAACTCGACATCGTGCGTCCCTTCGAGACCGGCGCCGACGCGTCGGTCGAGACCCCACCCGTGGATCCGACGGACGACGAGGACGTGGGCGGGCGTGAGGACGACCCGGGCGCACCCGAACCGGAGCAGACGGTCGACCTGCTCGACGAGATCCTCGCCGACGGTGGCTTCGACGTCGAAGCGGCCGAGAAGAGCCAGGTCGACACGATCACCCAGGACGTCGAGGGACAGATCGCCGGTGACGTCGACCCCGAGGACCACGCCGGCCAGTACGAATTGGGCATGGTGTACCTCGATCTGGCCCTCTACGAGCAGGCGATCGCCGCCTTCGATCTCGCCGCCGAGGGCGAGGACGAGCGGCTGCGTGCGCTCGAGATGAAGGGCACCTGTCTGCTGCGTCTCGACCGCGTGGACGAGGCGATGGCGATCTTCCAGGAGGGGCTCGCCGTGCCCGGCTATCCCGGTCAGGCGTACCTGGGGCTGCTGTACGGCGTGGGCGTCGGCCACCAGACGCAAGGGGACCTGACCGAGGCGATCGAGTCCCTGGAACGCGTCCGCGCCGTCGACGCGGACTTCCTCGACGTCGACGAGCGCCTGTCGCGTCTCCGTGCGTCCACCGGCGATCCCGCCTGA
- a CDS encoding ATP-binding protein, whose translation MRRIDQDERGIWHWLFLRLSMTCLVLTAGVGLLWVAAQELPIEQLKRILAVEYLSVGLGVVSVVAGAPRKIVQALQIVVDVLVITACVHFTGGLESRFTLLYFFPLVVASYELRQKGALYTAGLAAALTLSYTLLVAAERIVPPVVAFREGVVSNGSLIGAHVTVSLLLVVGYVAGEMAGRLDRKARLLAHRSDELDHVRRETQSILDHMGSGVMTLDLEGVVLRMNPAAERILGIDKVALEGRGVAEGLGAIMPILVGHLMECVIEGRNADRVEVHIERQDGSVVPVGLSVNPMCDAEGNRCGVVTVFQDLSTVVRMRERMRSNDRLIAMGELSASIAHEIRNPLASIRGSVEMLQGELELDDENSRLFELIHRESARLNRIIEDFLEYARMRPPQPRNCRLDDVIHDLEELLHSHESLHARDRLRVLSGKFDVVVHVDEELMRQVFLNLALNAFESMGDAGELRVSVAVRPHHLPPEVVVRFIDEGDGLDEETAERIFEPFFTTKPNGTGLGLPMAHRVVSNHDGQLRARSVDGGGAEFSVHLPLVGLFRDGHLITGDEALEELMADAAHANVDSAEGTA comes from the coding sequence GTGCGCAGGATCGATCAGGACGAGCGTGGGATCTGGCATTGGCTGTTCCTGCGGCTGTCGATGACCTGTCTCGTCCTGACGGCGGGAGTCGGACTGCTGTGGGTCGCGGCGCAGGAGCTTCCCATCGAGCAGCTCAAGCGGATCCTCGCCGTCGAATACCTGTCGGTGGGTCTGGGCGTGGTGTCCGTGGTCGCCGGTGCGCCACGGAAGATCGTCCAGGCACTGCAGATCGTCGTGGACGTCCTGGTGATCACCGCCTGCGTCCACTTCACCGGCGGCCTCGAGAGTCGCTTCACGCTGTTGTACTTCTTTCCCCTCGTCGTGGCCTCCTACGAGCTGCGTCAGAAGGGCGCGTTGTACACGGCCGGTCTGGCAGCGGCGCTGACGCTCTCGTACACGCTGCTGGTGGCCGCCGAGCGGATCGTGCCCCCCGTGGTCGCCTTCCGCGAAGGTGTCGTGAGCAACGGATCGCTGATCGGCGCGCACGTCACGGTGTCGCTGCTGCTCGTGGTCGGGTACGTGGCCGGCGAGATGGCCGGGCGCCTCGACCGCAAGGCGCGCCTGCTCGCGCACCGGAGTGACGAACTCGACCACGTGCGAAGGGAGACCCAGAGCATCCTCGACCACATGGGGTCGGGCGTCATGACCCTGGACCTCGAGGGCGTGGTGCTCCGCATGAATCCGGCGGCCGAGCGGATCCTCGGAATCGACAAGGTCGCGCTCGAGGGGCGGGGCGTGGCCGAGGGCCTGGGTGCGATCATGCCGATCCTCGTGGGCCACCTCATGGAGTGCGTGATCGAGGGCCGGAACGCCGATCGCGTCGAGGTCCACATCGAGAGGCAGGACGGATCGGTCGTGCCCGTGGGCCTCAGTGTGAATCCGATGTGCGATGCCGAGGGCAACCGCTGCGGAGTGGTGACGGTGTTCCAGGACCTGAGCACCGTGGTGCGCATGCGCGAGCGGATGCGCAGCAACGACCGATTGATCGCCATGGGCGAGCTCTCGGCGAGTATTGCTCATGAGATCCGGAACCCCCTGGCGTCGATCCGCGGGTCGGTGGAGATGCTCCAGGGAGAGCTGGAGCTCGACGACGAGAACTCCCGCCTGTTCGAGCTGATCCACCGCGAGAGCGCGCGACTGAACCGCATCATCGAAGACTTCCTCGAGTACGCCCGCATGCGCCCGCCCCAACCGCGCAACTGCCGGCTCGACGACGTGATCCACGATCTCGAGGAGCTGTTGCACAGCCACGAGTCGCTCCACGCCCGGGATCGCCTACGGGTGCTGTCGGGGAAGTTCGACGTCGTGGTGCACGTCGACGAGGAACTCATGCGCCAGGTCTTCCTGAACCTCGCGCTGAACGCCTTCGAGTCGATGGGCGATGCCGGCGAACTCCGGGTGAGCGTGGCGGTCCGCCCGCACCACCTGCCGCCGGAGGTCGTGGTCCGATTCATCGACGAGGGCGACGGTCTCGACGAGGAGACCGCCGAGCGCATCTTCGAACCCTTCTTCACAACGAAGCCGAACGGAACCGGCCTCGGGCTGCCGATGGCGCATCGAGTCGTGAGCAATCACGACGGCCAGTTGCGGGCCCGCAGCGTCGATGGCGGAGGTGCGGAGTTCAGCGTGCACCTGCCTCTGGTGGGCCTGTTCCGCGACGGACATCTGATCACGGGCGACGAGGCCCTCGAGGAATTGATGGCCGATGCCGCGCACGCGAACGTGGATTCGGCCGAAGGAACGGCCTGA
- a CDS encoding type II secretion system protein encodes MKNNSGFTLIELMIVVVIIGILAAIAVPNFISMQSRAKEASVKSNCHTVQLQAEDAAVQANGVYPTRANLVIAMEANGGTLLTNPFSN; translated from the coding sequence ATGAAGAACAACAGCGGTTTCACGCTGATCGAGCTCATGATCGTCGTCGTCATCATCGGTATTCTGGCCGCGATCGCGGTGCCGAACTTCATCAGCATGCAGTCGCGTGCGAAGGAAGCTTCGGTGAAGAGCAACTGCCACACCGTGCAGCTGCAGGCTGAGGACGCGGCTGTGCAGGCCAACGGCGTGTATCCCACCCGCGCCAATCTCGTCATTGCCATGGAGGCGAACGGTGGCACGCTGCTGACCAACCCGTTCTCGAAC